In Candidatus Didemnitutus sp., the genomic window CAGATCCAGCGGGAGCGTTTTTCGGGGTCAGTGAGGAATTCCCAGATCCGTTCGACGGGACCGGGCAGGAGGCGGACGATGCGGAGTTCGCCGCGGGCGGGGAACTGGGCGTAGGAGTCGTTCTGGATGGGCGTGGTCATTTGGAAGCGGATTTCTTTTTGCGTTCGTCGTCGGCGCGGAGTTCGCGTTCGAGGGCATCGAGGCGGCGGCTCCAGGCGCTGCGCGTGCGTTCTAGCCAGTCGGCGAGGTCGTCGAGGCCATCGCCATTGAGCGACTGGATGCGCGTCTGGCCCTCGGCACGAGTGGTGATGAGGCCGGCCTCGCGAAGGACGTTCAGGTGCTGGGAAATAGCCGGGGCGCTGACATCGAACTCGGCGACGATTTCCCCGGTCGTGCGCTCGCGCTCCGCGAGCAGTTCGACGATGCGGCGTCGGGTGGGGTCGGCGATGGCTTCGAGGCTTTGCATGGCACGAAGATTAAGTAATAACTTAATTAAGCAAGGTCAAAAATAAGAATCGCGCGCTGCGGCCCCAACCGCAGCTAACGGACACCCGCTCGCGCGCTTATGAGCGCCAAGCTGGCTCAAGTGCGGGCCGTCGCGCGCCGATAGGGAGACGAAGGCGTCACAAACGGCGCCTTAGCCTCGAAGCGTCGGCTGGGCCCGCCGACGCGCCTTTTGTCATGTCACCTGTCATTCCTCCCGTATCGCTCGCATCCTTTCTCGCGCCGTGCGCCAGCCGCCGCGACCAATGCCAGGCTCCCCAGCGATGAAGAACTGGACTGTTACGCGTCGCGTCGGAGTGGGTTTCGCCTGCGTCATGGCCATCGCTGGCGTGGTGGGCGGCGGCTCGTTCAACGCCTATCTGGCGATCGATCGGCTGACGGCCGAGATGGGCGAGCGGGCGCTGCCGGATGCGCTTCAGATCATGCGGATCCAGCAAGCGGTGAGGGAGACGTTCGGGCTCTGCCAATCGCTGGACGACCCGGCGACGCGGTCGCAGACCGAGCAACGGCTCCAGGCCAACGCCGTGGAGATCGAGGGCTTGGTGGCGCACTGTCGCGGGCGCGTGCAAGATTCACCGCAAGCGAAGGAATTCGGTGCCTTCGAGGAACGGCACAAGGCGTGGGAAGCGACTTGGCGGGAATTCGTGCAACTGCAGCAGGCGGGCACCGCCTCCGCCGCGCTCCGCGAGTGGCGCTCGGCCCGGCTGTTGCCCGCCTATGAAGCGGAAAACGCGAGCCTCGATACGCTCTCGCGCGCGAAGGTGGACCGACTCGAGCAACTGAACCAACGCGTGCGCGCCCAAGCCACGCTCGGGGTGCGCGTGCTCGTCGGCTGCATTTTCGGCGCGACGGTGGCTTCGCTGGTGATCGGATTGATGGTGGCGCGGTCGCTGGGGCGGCAGTTGCGCGACTTGGCGGACGCGCTCATGGGTGGCTCGGACCAAGTGGCGGTCGCGTCGACGCAGGTCGCCGCCGCGGCGCAAGGTTTGGCGGACGGAGCGGCGCAACAGGCCACTGCGATCGAACAGACGAGCGCGACGACCGCTGAGTTGACCGCGACCACGCGGCAAAACGCCGAGCGGGCGCGCGAAGCCAGCGACGGCGCCAAGCGCGCGCGGGAAGCGGCGGACACCGGCGCGCAGGCGGCGGCGAAGCTCAGCGCGTCGATGGGCGAAATGCGCTCCTCGAGCCACGAGGTCGCGCAGATCATGAAGTCGATCGACGAGATCGCCTTTCAGACCAATTTGCTGGCGTTGAACGCGGCCGTCGAAGCGGCGCGTGCGGGCGAGGCGGGAGCTGGCTTCGCCGTCGTCGCCGAGGAAGTCCGGGCGCTCGCCCAGCGCAGCGCCGCGGCGGCGCGCGAGACGGCGGACAAGATCGCCACCGCCCTGCAACGCAGTGACGAGGGCATCCGCGTCAGCGAGGAGGTCGTCGGTTGCCTTGCCACGCTCAGCGAGCGGGTGAAGGGGCTCGACGGGTTCATCGTCGAGATCACCGCGTCGTCGCGGCAGCAGCACGAAGGCGTGGATCAGATCAACGGCGCCGTCACGCAGCTCGATCGCGGCACGCAGGCGAACGCCGCGGCGGCGCAGCAGGCTGCGGAGGCGGCGCGGCGGCTCGACGAGCAGGCGGCGCGGGTGAAGGAGCTGGTCGGCGGCATGATGTCGCTCGTGGGCGGTCGTCGCTCCGGCGATCGCGAGGCCAATATGGGCGAAGCGCGCACCGGCGGACGGCGCGAACGTGACGAACTTCACGGCGAGATGGCATCTCCGGCACCGGCCGTGGTCCGGCCAAAACTTCCGCCGCGTGCTGTGGCGGGTAAAGGTCGCAGCTGATAGCTACGCCGACCGGCGCGGCAGCTGCGACGAGGCTGCGCGGTTTTGGTAAAGGCCCGTTCACCTGAGGGCATTGTCGCTTGCGAGTGGAAGGCGCGGGCACCGCTGCGTCGCCTCTAGCGCGGTGCGCTGGCTGCGGGCGAATCGGGCAGGCGTTTCAGTTGCCGCGCGACCCAATCGGCGTCGTCGAACCAGTCGCGCGCGCGATAGTAGGCGCGGAGTTGCTCGTAGCGCGCGACGGGATTAAAGCGGGCGCCGAACTTCAGTTTGCGCAGGCAAACGGGACACGCGTGCAGCGGCTGCCGGTCGGATTCCTCGAGCGAGTTGGCGCCGTTCATTACGCAATCGAAATGGATGCAGTGGTAGAGACCGAACATGTGGCCGGTCTCGTGCGTGAGAATCTTCGCGGCGCGGCGCAGCGCGATGTCGCGCCAGGCGGGGCCGCGCTTCTCGTCGAAAAAGGCCGGGTCGTAGCGTGCGAAACTGTAGACGCCGACGCGGTCCTCGAGGGAGGCCTGGCCGAAGACGTAGTTCCAGTCCCTGTCCGGGTAGAGGTCGTCCATCGTGACCGCGAGCAGGCAGAACGCGTCGGCGGGCAGGCGTGTGTGCAGCCAGCCGAGGATCGCGCGCGTGAGCCGCTGGCGCTTGTGGGTGAATTCGTTTTCGCGCGGGTCGAACTCGAGGTCGTGCGGGAAATACGCGGGCAGGATTTTCACCTCGAGCTGGAAGAACACGGCGGCGTAGTCGCGGAGCAGCGCGAGCGAGGGTGCGTCGTCGGCGGGAAATTCGCCGAGCGGGAGCAGATAGATCACGCGCCGCTGATCGTCGGCGCGGTGCGGCTCGCTCGCGCGGAACTCGTCGAAGCTCTGGCCCGGTTCGCGGTGGAAGAGCAGCCAGTCGCCGCGAGTCGGCGTGGCGATGGGCGGAAAATCCGCGTCGGGGCGGAACAGCTCGCGCGTGAGTTCCGGTTCTTCGTAGAGATTGCCGATGGCGGCGAGGCGCTCGTTCTCCGACGGACGTTCGAATGTGCCGCGCGCGGACGCTGCGTTCGCGGCAATCGCCAGCAGCAGGATATAGACGAGGTGGCGCGCTCCCGAGGCCATGGAGGGAGATTGTGCCGCCGCGGGACGGATTCAATCGCGGACGCGCACGGCGCGAGAGATTCGGGGTGATTTCGGCGGCGGGTTGGCTCAACCTGTCGCGCATGAAGCGTTCGCTCTCCCTCGTGTTTTCGGTCCTCGTGCTCGCGCTCGCCGGTTGCGGCCCGAAGGAAGCGGAAGCGCCGGCACAGCCCGAAAAGTCCGTGGCGGAGCAGCGGCGCGAAAACTGGTTCGGCGCGAAGCTCGCCGCCGAACCGGGCATCGCGTGGCGCGATAGCGGGCTCGGGATCAAGATGCTGAAGGAAGGCGAGGGCGCGTTGCCGCAGCGCATGGACAAGGTGCGGATGATCTACGTCGGGCGGCTGGTCGACGGCACGGAGTTCGACCGCTCGGCGCCCGACAAGCCCGCGGTGTTTCGCGTGCAGGAGCTCGTCACAGGGCTCGCCGCCGGCATCGGCACGATGCGCGCGGGCGGGAAGGCGTTCGTCTACATCCCGCCGCATCTCGGCTACGGCGGCATCCGCGCGGGCAAGGTGCCGCCGAATTCCGCGCTCATTTTCGAGGTGGATCTGCTCGAGCTGAACCCGAAGAGCTGAGCGGTGGGGCGCGGGTGTCCGGAACGGCGCGAGTGGTTCGTCGAAAGAGCGAACAACACTCATTCTTCAGCTTATGGAAACCCACCCGACTCCCACTCCCACGGCCGAACGCGAACTCGTTCTCCAGCGCACGCTGAACGCGCCGCGCGAAAAACTCTACCGTTGCTGGACGGAGCCGGCGCTCATGGTGCAGTGGTTCACGCCGCCGCCGTGGAAGACCGTGCGAGCCACGACCGACGTGCGCGCGGGCGGCGCGAGCAACATCGTGATGCAGTCGCCGGAGGGACAGGAATTCCCGAACCGTGGCGTCTATCTCGAAGTCGTCCCGAACGAACGGCTGGTGTGGACCGATGCGTTCGTCAGCGCATGGGAGCCGTCGGAGAAGGCGTTCATCGTGGGCATCATCAGTTTCGAGGACGCGGGCGACGGGCGGACGCTCTACACGGCGCGCGTGCGCCATTGGTCGGTCGCCGACCGCGAGGCGCACGAGAAAATGGGCTTCCACCAAGGCTGGGGCATCGCCACGCAGCAGCTCGAGGCGCTGGCGCAGAAAATCTGAAAAAAGGCGACGGCGCGAGTGCGGCGCGGATTCGGTGGCAGCCTGCCCAAATGCTCCGCCAGCTGTGCCGAGGTGGTCGCCGAGGACGGCGCGACCACCTTTCGCTGCGATCGCGCCGCGTCGTTTGCCTGATGTTTCGAGCGGTTAGTCGAAGCGGATCGTCGCGGTCACTGGAAAGTGGTCGCTCGGCGTCTGGCCGTTCTCGGCGTAGTCGAGGATGGCCGCATCGCTGACCGCAGCTGGCGCGCGGGCGAGGATCCAATCGATGCGCTCGCCCTGATGGCGCGGCGGCTCGTAACCGTGAAAGGTGTTCAGGCCCTCGTTGATCCGCTGCGTCGCGGCGAGCCACGCGTCGGTCAGTCCGGCGCGCGTCGTGAGGAGCGTGTAAGCTTCGCTCGCCCCGGCGAGGCAGTTGAAATCGCCGACCAGCAACAGCGGCAGCGCGCGGTCGACGCGGGCGAGGCGCTCGGCGATGAGCGCGGCGGATTTCGCGCGCGCCGCCTCGATCTCGTGATCGAAGTGCGTGTTCCAGAACTCGAATTCGCGGCCCGTGGCGCGTTCGCGGAAGCGCACCCAAGTGACCATGCGCTTGAAGCGATTGCCCCAGGTCGCGGAGCCCACGACGTCCGGCGTGTCCGAAAGCCAGAAGTGATCGAAGGCCACCGGTTCGAGTTTTTCGCGGCGATAGAAAATCGCCATGAACTCGCCGCGGCTGCCGCCCTCGCGTCCGAGTCCGATCCATTCGTAGGCGGGCAGATCGGCCGCCATGTCGCGGAGTTGTCCGTAAAGCCCTTCCTGCGTGCCGATGACGTCCGGTGCCTCGTGCGCGATGAGGTGCTGCATGATCGGACGGCGCTCGGGCCAGGCGTGCGGCGGCTGCGCGCTCGCGAAGCGCAGATTGAACGTCATCACGCGCAGCGTCAGCGGAGCCGGCTTTTCGGTGGCGGACAGCGAACCGAGCAGCACGACGGCGAGGGCGAGGAGGCGGGCGAAGGGCAGGTGCATGCCCGCAGCATGGCGGCGCGCCGGGCGGCCGCGATGCGATTTCTCGCGCGCTGTGCTGGTGCGGTGACGACGGGCGCTTGAGGCGCGGTGCGACTTGGCGCACAAAACGGCCCATGCCATTCGATCCGCGCCCGATTCTCCTCGAAGGCCAGCACGTCCGCCTCGAACCGCTCGATGAGCGGCACCGCGCACCGATGCTCGCCACGGCGCAGCAGCTGCCGGACGTGTTCCAGTGGTTCCTCACCGATACGCTGGCGAAGCCCGAGGTGTTTCACGCATGGTTCGACGATGGCCTGCGCAATTCCGCCGCCGGCACCGACGTCGCGTGGGCGGTCGTGCGCCGCAGCGACGGCAAGATCGTCGGCTCGACGCGCTACCTCGACATCCGCCGCGCGAATCGCGGGCTCGAGATCGGCAGCACCTGGTATGCGCGCGAGGCGCAGCGCAGCGCGATCAACACCGAGGCGAAATACCTGCTGCTTCGTCACGCGTTCGAGACGCTCGGCGCCGTGCGCGTGCAGTTGAAGACCGACGAGCGCAACGAGGCCTCGCGCCGTGCCATCGCGCGCATCGGCGGCCAGTTCGAGGGCATCCTGCGCAAATACCAGGCGCGCTTTGACGGCTATGTCCGCAACACCGCGATGTTCGGCCTGATCGCGGAGGATTGGCCGGCGAATCGCGCGCGGCTCGAGACCATGCTGGCGCGCTGAATTGGTCCGCGGTGGCGGGGCGGATATAGCGCTTGCCGAGCGCGCGGGGCGTTGCCTCGATTCCGCCCGCCTATCAACCCAACACCCCTATGAACGAACTGCGCTCGCGCCTCCTCGCCGGCTTGGCCGTCTTCGGCCTCGCCGCCTCGGCCCTCGCTCAATCCGTCCCGGCCAACCGGACGTTTTCGAATTACTACTTCTTCGGCGACAGCCTCACCGACAGCGGCAACACCTTCGCCCTCACCGGCTCGCCGCCCGCGCCGTATTTCGCCGGTCGCGTGTCGAACGGCATCACCTACGCCGAATATCTCGCGCCCGGACTTGCTGCCGCGGCGACGACCTCGGCCAACGCTGCGAAGCTGAACTTCGCCTTCGCCGGCGCCACGGCCACCGCCGGCAGCGCTGTGCCGAACCTCGCGCAACAGGTCGCGATGTATCAGGCCCGCGGCATCACCGCGAACGCCAACGGCCTCTACGTCCTGCTCGCCGGCGCCAACGACCTGCTCAACGCCGTCCAGGTCCCGGCCAACCAGAACGCCACCGCGATGACCGCCACCGGTGTCGCCGCCTCGACCGCCGTCGCCGGCGCCGTGCAGTCGCTCGCCGGCCTCGGCGCGAAGAACATCCTCGTGCTCAACCTGCCCGACATCTCGAAGACGCCGCGCTTCACCACCGGCTCCGGCGTTTCCGCCGCCTCGCTGATCCAGGCCGGCTCCTACGCGTTCAACGGCGACATCAAGACCCGCATCGCCGGCCTGAGCGGCCTCTCCGGCGTGAACGTCACCGTGTTCGACCTCGGCTCCATCTTCCAAACGATCGTCAACAACCCGCAGACCTTCGGCTTCTCGATCACCAACCAGGACCCGATCGACATCCTCGGCGCCGGCGGCAACCCGGGCGACGTCAGCCGCTACGTGTTCTGGGACGGCATCCATCCGACCACGAAGACGCACGCGCTCTTCGCTGCGGTGCTCACCGAGGTGCTCAACCCCGAGTTCGTGCTCGGCACCTTCGCCGCGCGCGGCACCACGGCGCTCGTCGCCACCGACCTCTCGGCCGACTCCCTGCAATCCCGCCTCGACGCCTCGCGCCTCGAGGTCGCCCGCCATCAGGCCGACGGTTTCGTGAACTTCGCCTCGAAGTCGGGCTCGTTCAACGCCGCCGGCTACCAGGCCGGCTTCGACTATTCCGGCAACGTCGTGACCGCGGGCTTCGACTACAGCCTCGCGTCCAACCTGCTGGTCGGCGTCGCCCTCTCGGCGGAGCACATCGAAACCGATCTGGATGGCGCGGCCGGCTCCTCCGTCATGCGCGGCCAGATGGTGACGGCATTCGCGCAGTGGAAATCCGGCAGCTTCTTCGCCGACGGTTCCTTCGGCGTCGGCACGCAGGATTTCAAGGACGTGACGCGCACCACCGCCCTCGGCGGCATGGCGACCACGGCGAAGAGCGACGGCGACCGCACCGCGGCGCACGTCCGCGCGGGCTGGAACCTCGTGTCCGACGCATGGCGCGTCACGCCGTTCGCCGGCCTCCGCTACGCCAAGGCCAAACTCGGCGGCTACACCGAGAGCGGCGTGCCGGGATTGAACTTCGCTTTCGACGGCCAGAACGCCAAGTCGTTCGACGCGCAAGTCGGCGCCGACGTCGACTACACGATGCGCGTGAACGAGCGGCCGTTCGTGCTCAGCGCGACCGCGATCTATCAGAAGGACGTGAACGAAAACACCCGCAGCCTCTCCGGCCGCCTCGCCGACACGCTGGCCGCCACCGGCACGGCGACGGTGGACGACGGCCTCGGCGAGACCTTCAAGCTCGGCGCGCGCGTCAGCGGCGCAGTGAGCAAGAGCTGGGGCTGGTCGGTCGGCTATCTCGCGGACTTCCGCAAGAACGGCGAGACGGCTCACCAATACTCGCTCTCGCTCTACACCGGCTTCTGAGCCGGCATCCAACGAATCGATTCAACTGCGAAGGCCGCGCGTGCAGCGCGGCCTTTTCTTTGCGGGCATGGGCACCACGAGAACGGGCGTCGTGGAGATTTGGGCTTTGCTCAAGCCGCGTGACAAAAGGTGGTCGCCGCCGTCCCGGCGGCGACAGGCGTCGGCAGGGACGCCGACGCCCACCTCAAGCGCTTTCAGCTAGTCGTCGCCGACCGATGTGGCGCAGGCTTCCAGCCTGCTCCGAGAGCGACAGGAAGGAAGCCGGTGCGACGAGTCCTCGTTTCCGGCCACAGCACTTT contains:
- a CDS encoding winged helix-turn-helix transcriptional regulator; translation: MQSLEAIADPTRRRIVELLAERERTTGEIVAEFDVSAPAISQHLNVLREAGLITTRAEGQTRIQSLNGDGLDDLADWLERTRSAWSRRLDALERELRADDERKKKSASK
- a CDS encoding MCP four helix bundle domain-containing protein, translating into MKNWTVTRRVGVGFACVMAIAGVVGGGSFNAYLAIDRLTAEMGERALPDALQIMRIQQAVRETFGLCQSLDDPATRSQTEQRLQANAVEIEGLVAHCRGRVQDSPQAKEFGAFEERHKAWEATWREFVQLQQAGTASAALREWRSARLLPAYEAENASLDTLSRAKVDRLEQLNQRVRAQATLGVRVLVGCIFGATVASLVIGLMVARSLGRQLRDLADALMGGSDQVAVASTQVAAAAQGLADGAAQQATAIEQTSATTAELTATTRQNAERAREASDGAKRAREAADTGAQAAAKLSASMGEMRSSSHEVAQIMKSIDEIAFQTNLLALNAAVEAARAGEAGAGFAVVAEEVRALAQRSAAAARETADKIATALQRSDEGIRVSEEVVGCLATLSERVKGLDGFIVEITASSRQQHEGVDQINGAVTQLDRGTQANAAAAQQAAEAARRLDEQAARVKELVGGMMSLVGGRRSGDREANMGEARTGGRRERDELHGEMASPAPAVVRPKLPPRAVAGKGRS
- a CDS encoding FKBP-type peptidyl-prolyl cis-trans isomerase, with the protein product MKRSLSLVFSVLVLALAGCGPKEAEAPAQPEKSVAEQRRENWFGAKLAAEPGIAWRDSGLGIKMLKEGEGALPQRMDKVRMIYVGRLVDGTEFDRSAPDKPAVFRVQELVTGLAAGIGTMRAGGKAFVYIPPHLGYGGIRAGKVPPNSALIFEVDLLELNPKS
- a CDS encoding SRPBCC family protein translates to METHPTPTPTAERELVLQRTLNAPREKLYRCWTEPALMVQWFTPPPWKTVRATTDVRAGGASNIVMQSPEGQEFPNRGVYLEVVPNERLVWTDAFVSAWEPSEKAFIVGIISFEDAGDGRTLYTARVRHWSVADREAHEKMGFHQGWGIATQQLEALAQKI
- a CDS encoding endonuclease/exonuclease/phosphatase family protein, translated to MHLPFARLLALAVVLLGSLSATEKPAPLTLRVMTFNLRFASAQPPHAWPERRPIMQHLIAHEAPDVIGTQEGLYGQLRDMAADLPAYEWIGLGREGGSRGEFMAIFYRREKLEPVAFDHFWLSDTPDVVGSATWGNRFKRMVTWVRFRERATGREFEFWNTHFDHEIEAARAKSAALIAERLARVDRALPLLLVGDFNCLAGASEAYTLLTTRAGLTDAWLAATQRINEGLNTFHGYEPPRHQGERIDWILARAPAAVSDAAILDYAENGQTPSDHFPVTATIRFD
- a CDS encoding GNAT family N-acetyltransferase — translated: MPFDPRPILLEGQHVRLEPLDERHRAPMLATAQQLPDVFQWFLTDTLAKPEVFHAWFDDGLRNSAAGTDVAWAVVRRSDGKIVGSTRYLDIRRANRGLEIGSTWYAREAQRSAINTEAKYLLLRHAFETLGAVRVQLKTDERNEASRRAIARIGGQFEGILRKYQARFDGYVRNTAMFGLIAEDWPANRARLETMLAR
- a CDS encoding autotransporter domain-containing protein, yielding MNELRSRLLAGLAVFGLAASALAQSVPANRTFSNYYFFGDSLTDSGNTFALTGSPPAPYFAGRVSNGITYAEYLAPGLAAAATTSANAAKLNFAFAGATATAGSAVPNLAQQVAMYQARGITANANGLYVLLAGANDLLNAVQVPANQNATAMTATGVAASTAVAGAVQSLAGLGAKNILVLNLPDISKTPRFTTGSGVSAASLIQAGSYAFNGDIKTRIAGLSGLSGVNVTVFDLGSIFQTIVNNPQTFGFSITNQDPIDILGAGGNPGDVSRYVFWDGIHPTTKTHALFAAVLTEVLNPEFVLGTFAARGTTALVATDLSADSLQSRLDASRLEVARHQADGFVNFASKSGSFNAAGYQAGFDYSGNVVTAGFDYSLASNLLVGVALSAEHIETDLDGAAGSSVMRGQMVTAFAQWKSGSFFADGSFGVGTQDFKDVTRTTALGGMATTAKSDGDRTAAHVRAGWNLVSDAWRVTPFAGLRYAKAKLGGYTESGVPGLNFAFDGQNAKSFDAQVGADVDYTMRVNERPFVLSATAIYQKDVNENTRSLSGRLADTLAATGTATVDDGLGETFKLGARVSGAVSKSWGWSVGYLADFRKNGETAHQYSLSLYTGF